The sequence below is a genomic window from Chitinophagaceae bacterium.
GATCAGTGATGGACAACATTACGTTGCGCAACCCTAACATTACAAGTGAGCAGGTTAAACACGCAGCCATGCTTTGTGGCGTGGAAGAGTGGATTGAAAAATTACCCGGTGGTTATGATTACCATGTAATGGAACGCGGCGCAACGCTATCCGTCGGTCAGCGGCAACTGATTTCGTTTGTACGGGCTTTGGTTTTTAATCCGAAAATTTTGATACTGGATGAAGCTACTTCCTCCATTGATACAGAATCGGAAATACTCATTCAGCATGCGATAGAAAAGCTGATTGAAGGAAGAACTTCTATTATCATTGCGCATCGCTTGTCCACTATTCAGCATGCAAATAAAATTCTGGTGCTGGAAAAAGGAGAAGTGAAGGAAATGGGAACGCATGAAGAATTGCTGGCATTGGATGGCCATTACAGGAATTTATATGAATTGCAATTCAGCAAGAAGAAGGAAGTAATAGTTTGAAATGAATTATTGTTCCTGAAGTTTCATTCCACTGCATTTTTTTTAGTCTTCCATTTCAGCATTAATTGATCCGCATTTTAGAGTGGAAAGCGGAAACTGCTTATGCAAAATAATCACCATCAATTATAAAAATAAAAAAGCTCACCCCTGCAACCCACTGCAAGAGCAAGCTTTATGCTGACGTTCATGCACTATTGTTCAGAACACAAAATCAACACTCCTTTCGCATTTAAAGCTTGGGCATTGCAGGCATTTTCAAGGCTTTAATAGATTTGGTTACCGCTTTCGTGGAAGTTTTCACAGCAGCATAATCACTCGTAAGTGAAGAAGCCATAGCTATTTGTTCGGTAGAAGAAGCCTTAGGAAAAGCATCAAGCTTGCCGCCTAAACCTGTCATTTGAGTATCAAGATCTTTCATGCTGGTCTTCAATTCAGGACTCAACATGTCGGCATTTTGAAGTGCCATGTCCTTATACGGCTTGTATTTGGCCGTAAGTCCGTCAAATTGGTCCTTGGTTTTTGTAAACGTTTTCATTGCTGATTCTGCAGTTACTTGTGCATTGCTGAATTGTGTTCCTGCGAATGCAAGGAAAAGTGTCAGGTACATTACTTTTTTCATGATTAATGGAGGGTTGGTTTAAAATAGTTAGATTAAAAAATGGGATTATCAGGGTGAACAAAGCATCTTTTGAAAAAAACTTCTGATCAGCCTTTATTGGCTTCATTTTGAATCAAAGATGCAAGTGTTTAAGAACTTAAATTGTAGTATTAATTCGATAGAGAATGCAGTGTGATTTAAATGCACTTTATTGAAAAAATGCCCGCAAATGTATCCAGCAACGCTGCAATATTGATAAGCTATCGCTTGCAACGTGTCCATCAAACGACCTGTTGGACAATTTTCAGGAGATGATCTTCACTTTTCAATAGAAAAATCCCGTCTTGCTTCCTTTGGCCAATAACTGGTTTTGCCGGCATAATTACATTCCTAAAACGTAAAACAGCATATCGCTAAAGAGAGGATGGATTACTTACAAGGTTATTTTGGCCAGGATTTAATTTTTATTATAGATCGTCTGACCTTCTTTAATGGTTTGCACTACTTTAATATTTTTAATTTCCATTGGATCTTCCTTCAATGGATTTTTATCCAGGATTACCAGGTCGGCAAGCTTGCCTGCTTTTAAAGAGCCTTTGCTGCTTTCTTCAAAATACTGATAGGCAGCGTTGATGGTTATGCACTGTAAAGCCTGATAAGGTGTGATGCGTTCATCAGCGCCAAGCAAAACTCCCGTGCGTGTAATACGGTTTACGGCACTCCAAACCACCATCATCTGGTCAATCGGTAGTACATTAAAGTCGGTATGATTGGTTGCTGTGATACCCATTTTTAAAGTAGTATTGAGTGGACTGATGAAGGAGGCTTGTTCCATTCCACGGTTCTGAATATGTGTATCACCAAAGAAAAAAGTATGCTCAGTATAAAGGGATGGAATAATATGGTATGTCTTGTATTTTATTAATTGGTCGGGACGAACAAACTGGGAATGAATCACCGTGGTTCGCCTGTCTCCTGATGTGTCACTGCCCATTGCAAATTCATGTGCTTTCAAAATCATATCAATTGCACCATCACCATTTGCATGAATCAGCACCTGGATTTTTTCTCCGTACAACCATTTTAGCCACGCATTCAATGAATCCTGCGGGAACGTTGGTTCGCCTTTCCAGCTTTTCTCTCCTCCGGGTCCACCGGTCAGGTATGGAGTGCTGAAAAGTGCCGTTTTTCCCTGGGGTGATCCGTCTGATGTAATTTTTACGCCACCGATTTTTAAATGATTGTGATAAGAACCAAACTCAGAGAATGGATGATCCGCTAAAACATTGCGGAGATCAAGAATAAAGGGATAAGAAATCACATCAATATACAGCGCATTTTGCGTTGCACCATTAACAAGTATATCAAGATCCGCTTTGTGTGTAGCACCTTCCTGCGCAGTAGTAACACCTGCCGAGGCATAGATCATCTGACCATCTTTTAATCCCTGCATTTGCTGCTCCGTTGTTGGCTTTGGAAGATTGGCAAACACAGGAAGAAAAGCGGTTTCCATGATTAGTCCATAAGGTTCATTGGTTCCTGGTTTTCTGATAATAATTCCACCGTCGGGAGTAGCTGTTTTGTCACTGTACCCGAATTTTTTCAACGCCATGGAATTCAATACACCACCGTGCAACGAAACATGTCCAACAATCACAGGGTTATCCGGAAATGCTTTATCAAGATCATCACGGTTAAGCATGCTTCCGTCCGGCATCTGGTTTTCGTCATAACCATATCCCATAATTATTTCTCCTTTAGGAATATTTTTCTTTGCCTGTAAATCTTTCAAAGCGGCTATAATTCCATCTATATTTTTTGCGGGTCCTACGGGTGGTGCAAAACAGTTTGCCTGTGAACCCATTGAAAGCGCATTGATAAAATGACTGTGAGGATCGATAAAACCGGGCAGCATCGTTTTACCTTGCAGGTCCACCATAACAGTAGCGTCACCTTTCATTTCTTCGGCTTCCGCTTTGGAACCAACGAAAACGATTTTTCCGGCTTGAATGGCAAGGGCTTCGGGATATGCTGCTTCATTGCCTTCCATTGTAATAATGTCACCACCATAATAAATAATATCAGCAGCATTTGTTGCGCTTTCCTTTTTAGCCGGCGATGTACATGATGACAACAGTATTGTAATTGCGAACAGGAGTCGAATTGATCTTTTCATTGTTGGTGCCTCGATTGATTTGTTTTTTTTCAATGGTAAATGATTTTATTTCCAGCATAGTTTCAGTGATTGAAACGCCCTTTATTTCTAGTGGCCATTTTTTCTGGAATGAACAGGCACAAGAACGGAGTTATTTCCTGAACATTTTTTACATAAATGTAACTTCGGGGAAAGTGGTGTAAATTGGAATGGTTTTTTAATAAACCTTGAAATCAATGTTGTGATTAATGCAGGAAAATATCTTTTCTTTCACTGTTGCTATTGGAGCATCATCCGGATTTGCTTTTCATTTTTCAGCAGCTTTGCTCTCTTTAAGAGATGCTTCAGCCAATGAATCCAGTTTTCCGGTAGTTTTTGATTTTAATTCACTGTATGCCGGAACTAACGTCGCAAGCTTTTCATCAAGCACTTGATTTAACTTTTGCAGCACTTTTATTCTCATCAGCATTCCTCCCAAAAAACAAATAAGCAATACAACAATTACAATCAGTATGCTGATAGTTGCTTTGCCGGCGATGGTATCTATGCCTAATTTTTCTGCAACAGGTGATATTATTCCGGTGAATATTTTGATTACTTTCTCAACTGCAATAATTAAAAAAATTATGGGGAGAAAAAATAGTGCTCCTCCTTTTACTGTTGTTTTCAGAAAAAACCAGATTGATTTCATAAGGTAATTTTTTTGTGTTGAGCGAACGGGTTGTGAACTGCATGGCTTTGCCAGCGATCACACAAAATAAGAGAATGAATCCAGAATGGAATAGAGATGGTTCTGTCTTATTTCGGGTTGAATCCAAAAAAAATATCGGTGAACTTCCTTCAAAAAATGGCGGCCACTCTTTCTATGAACCAATACATTGCCAGGGTGCCAATGAAATAGGGCGGGAATTTATAGGTCCATTCCGGAAATGAAAACGAAAATCTTTTTAACCCTGCAACTATCAATAGCACAGCAAATACAAATGCCAATTGCCCGACTTCCACTCCTGCATTGAAGAGGAATAATGCCAGTGGAATATTGTGTTGGGGCAAGCCAACATCCTGTAATGCGCTTGCAAAACCAAGTCCGTGCAGGAGTCCGAAAAGAAAGGAAACTAACCACGGATACTGAAAGGCAAAACCATTTCTGCCGTTTCTATGATGTACTATTTCAACCGCTAAAAAAACAATGCTCAACGCAATAGCTGCTTCCGTAAATAAACCTGACACTGATATAATATGCAATGTTGCCAGCGCCAATGTAATACTATGCGCAACGGTGAAAGCGGTGATGGTCCAGATCAACCTTGATCTTTTTTTAACTAACAGCAACAAGCCAAAAATAAATAGCAAATGATCGAAGCCTGACCAGATATGATACATGCCCAATTGAATATATTGCCATACCGGTGGTGGTTGAGGTTTGGATAAGTTCAGTTTTACAAAGGGTTGAATCGGTTTTAACAGGAAAGTGTAAGAAGTATGGTTGAGCAGTGTTACCTGTACCAACACATCCGTTATTGTTTTTTCAAGACCACCGATGCTGATGGTTTGTTCATCTAAGGTTGCGTGATTCGACGGCACTTGCCAGCGTTTGATCAGATAGCTTTCCGTATAAGTTATTTCAGCAAGCGAGTCAACCAGCCAGCCGGCTGAAATAACAGGATGTAATGGTATTCCATACTCACCCATCAATGGTTGCTTCCAGGTAATCTGTAGTGTGTGATCTCTGGCTTCTTTTATCTCCAGATAACCGGGACGAATTTCATGTGCCCATGAAATCAACGGCAGCAATAAAACAAATGCAGCTAACAGTGCATGCTTTTTCATTTTACTTCGAGGTATGCCCGGTTAATAATATATTGTTTACTCAGTAGTTCGTATGTGTGTTTATTCTGTTCCTCTTTTGCAGCATCAAGATATTTTTCTTTCACTTCTGCTTTAACCGATTCAAATGGCTTTTCTGTTGTGGTGTTACGATTGGAAATATACAAAAGGTGCCAGCCATAACCGGACTTTACGGGTCCGGTCCATGTATGCATAGGTGATTGAAATAATGAATCCGCGAAAGCAGTGTTGCCAAAATTTTGCTGAATATCTAAAACTGATTGTGAGGCATAATCATATTGCAATGGGAAGCGGTCACCCATTTCAGCGGCACGTTGCAAACTGCTTTTTTTTAGATTTTGTAAAGCAACAAGCGCACGTTGCCTGGCAATGCTGTCAGTGCTGTTATCGGTACTGAAATAAACATGCGAGAAACTCACATCAGCATCTTGTAAGAATAATGATCGATTACTGTTGTAGTAGGCTTGTAATTCCTTTTCCGTCGGTTCTTTAATTTCGGCAAGATCGGATTGCATAAAAGCAAATTTCTGCGATAGGCGTCTCCGGATAATTTCATCGTCTTTGTCAAGTCCCAGTTTCTTTGCTTCACGATAGTAAATTTCTTCTTTAATAAAATCATCTATCATTGCATCTAGTTGCACTTTCGTCGGCAGGATGCCTGTTTGCGTTTTATAATTCACGATCATCAGGGCAATCCTGTCATTATCAATTGTTATCTCACGGCGCTGTAAATCATTTTGATTCTGGACATAATAAACCAGTAAAAACAAAAGCCCTCCCAACAGTAGAAACTGGATAAGCGGTTCCGCAAAAAACTTTTTGAGCATATTGAGCAATTGGTAAAAATAAAACACATGCGAAGAGATTTATTTCGCATGTGTTTGAAAATGAGGCTTGATTTATTTCACCGGCGTGTACCAGACCGGACTCGTCCATGCTCTTTCCTGGATGGTCGCTGCTACGCTTTTATTCAGGGGCATATTGTATTTAGCCGAGAGATAAGTAGTCCATCTTGGTGTAGGTATTTCAATTACCCTCGCATAATACGTTACATAGGCTTGCGGATCGAAATCGGTATCTTCCCAATAACCAATTAACTCTGCTGCACCGATAGTGTTGGTATAAGTAGCTGCTTTCTCATCAACTGTATTACCTACTGTTTCCAGTTTTCCTTTGGCATCTTTTTTCCGGTCGCCGCTCCAAACCACATCGTAAATTTTTTCTGTGCTCTTACCGTTTTTGGTGCTCACTTTAATAATCTGAATCCTGTCGAGGTTTCCGGAGTTGGGATCTTTGATGGCCTGCACTAAAAACTTTGGGCTGCCTGCAGAAGATGTTGCAACCAGATCTGCGCCCATAGGAACACCACGAGCATAAGCAAGTTTCACCCAATCATTTTCCTTCACCACATCAGCGGTATAATCCCAACCGGCAAACATTCTGACTTTAACGCGGGTACCTGAGGTAGCAAAACATTCTTTTCTTTTCAATGCATCGAAGATGGCATCTCTTGTATTGCTTTCAGCCCAAACACCGGTAAGGCCTGCAGCGCTTATTTTAGTTACCGGCTCACCGCCAACAGATTCTGTTGCCTCTAAGATGCTTTTATAATTTTTTGCCAGGTCATCCTGCGTACCATGTGAGCCCGGATAATTATTTTCTTCGCTGGAAGAAATTGCCGAATGATAGTCGGTACCACCTTCCAGTCCGTATTTAAATGGGTTGGTTCCAATCTTTGTCTGAAGTTCCTGTCCGACACCAAAGGCCTGACGGATATAACTACCGGTTTTATCTTTTGCTTTGGCTGTGCTGCTCAACAAAATTTCAAACACTTCGAAATTTGCAAACTCATCATTGGGCGAAACTTCAGGACGTGTTTCACTTTGTCCTTTTCCCTGGTTCATTTCTGCCAATGGCTCATTATTCATTCTTGCATCTGCATATTCCTTTGTCAACGGTTTACCCGATAAGGTTTTAGTATCAAACATCAACCCATTGCTGATATTGCCGTTGTGTGGTACAGCCAACACATCACTTCCGGTCTTGCGTGCGTTTTCCATGTACTTCCAAAGGTCTTCCGGATCCTGGGAATCGAATGAAGAAAAAGGTAATTCAGGTACTTTGTCACCTTTGAAGATTACACAACGATGTAAATTCTGAGCATGCATGTTTACGTCATTGGGAGCGGAAGTCCATTCATAACCAACAAATGTTGTAAACTTTCCGGGCTTGTTGTATGTATTGGCTGCATTAATTACATGCTGCCACGCACCTTTAATTACTTCTGGTTTATTTAATTCAGGATTGGGCTTGTTAGCAGACATATCAGTGCAAAAATCAGCAAATGATTTTGCTACATCCTTTTGATCTGTGCTGGTAAATTGCTTATACAATTCCGTTCCCTTATACGGTCCATTCGGATCTTTTACTGCCGCAATTGCACCAAGGTATTCAGAGTGGTCAGTAACTGCAAGGAAGTCAAGTGGTGCTATGCGTTTTACTTTTTTACCGAAGTAAATTACTTCCTCACCCATTGCGTATTTGTAAGCATCTTCAGGCAACAATGTGGTACCGAAGAAATTCGCGTCAGGCGAATAAGCAGTATGCAAATGCAGATCACCGAAATAACAATCCTTCAATGGATTCTTTGTAATTGCTGTGACTGTGTCTGGTTGTGAGGAAGCATCTTTACCAGCATCATTAGTAGTATTAGCATTGTTCCCGCAACCGGTCAAAGCGATACCAATGAGGAACATGAATGCTTGGTTCATTTTTTCATAGTGGCGAATTAATTCATTCGCAAAAGGTATGAATAACCTCCCAAATTTTTGTAGAAAATTAAAAAGCTTGCTTCTGCAATCCCATGCAAGGGCATGCTTTATGTTGCGCTATATTTTTAGCGTTAGAAATTCAGCAGATAATAGAAACGTGCAGAGTACCCCAATTTTTGAAATGAGATCCCAGGCACTTCCGGCAGTTTAATGCCTTTACGTGCATGTTGAATCAATTGGATCAATCTGCCAGCATTTTCCCTCAAGCTTTGTCAATCATAACAGATGTCATCGTGAGAGAACCTGCTATAGCCTTGTCGTTGAATAAACTTACTTTTTCATGGTCCTCTTTCAATGCCAATGTATAAAGCAACGGCAAATAATGTTCAGGCGATGGAATAGCCAAATCAAATGCACTGCCCTGTGATTTGTAGTTGATGAGTGATGCATGATCGCTACTCAAAATATAGCGGTTCATTTTTTCTCTTGCTTCCAAAGCCCAATCAAATCCATACGCGTCAGCATTCAGTTTATCCCAAGCTACCATGCCAAGATTGTGCACCATATTTCCACTTCCTATAATTAATACACCTTTGCTTCGAAGCGTTGCTAATTCCTTTGCAAGCTCATAATGATATTGCGGTGCCTTGTAATAATCGAGGCTCATTTGAATAACCGGAACATCTGCTTCCGGATACAAATGTTTTATCACACTCCAGGCACCATGGTCTAGTCCCCATTTTTCATCTAAACCAATGTCAGTTTTTTTAATCATGGCTTTTGTTTCCCTGGCAAGGGCAGGGCTTCCCGGAGCCGGATATTGCACGTCAAACAGCGCTTGTGGAAAGCCACCAAAATCGTGAATGGTCGTTGGCTTTTCCATGGCTGTAACAAATGTTCCCCTGGTTTCCCAATGTGCCGAAACACACAGTATCGCATTCGGCTTTTGAATTTGCTTTCCGATGTTCCTGAATCCTGTAACAAATTCATTTTCTTCAATTGCATTCATCGGGCTGCCGTGGCCGAGAAACAGCACGGGCATTTTTTCCGTGCTGCTAAATGGCGTGGTCATTTTATTCAGTGCATTCAGTTTCATGGCTGGTATGGCTAATGGCGCCGCGACAAGCGGAACCAAAGATTTTAGAAATCGTTTTCTGTCCATTTTGAAAAATGCAAAAACGTTTTTACGATTGTTTTGTCAATTGCACTTCGCAGCTAATTCTTATTTCATCACTCACCAAAACACCACCTGCTTCCAATGCGGCATTCCAGGTGAGTCCCCAATCTTTGCGGTTAATTTTGCCGTTGATCGTAAAGCCTGCTTTGTGATTTCCCCAGGGATCTTTCATCACGCCTCCGAATTCAACATCCAGTTTTATTTGCTTGGTAATGCCTTTGATCGTGAGATTGCCGTACAGTTCATAGCTTCCATCATCATCTACTTTCTCATAGGTGTCGCCGATGAAAGTAATTTGTTTGTGATTCTCCACATCAAAAAAGTCAGCGCTCTTAAGGTGCTCATCGCGCTTTTCATCTCCTGTATCAACCGATGCCGGACTCATAAAGAAATCCACTTCCGAAGTCATAAAATCTTCTCCTGTGGTATAAATGCTGGCATCAAATTCTTTGAATACGCCTTTAACATTGGTAATCATCAGGTGCTTTACCTTGAACGCTATTTCGCTGTGCGCAGGGTCAATTATCCATTTTGTTTTCACGCCGGTTACTTCTGTGGTTGGTTCCATTTTTTATTGTTTAATTGTTTGAATGAATACTGATTTTTAATGGTACAAAGATGCAGCCGTTGAAGGAATAAGCGGTTATAGTATCCGGTAAATAGGTGGTGAATTCAGGAAATGAGGCTTCTCATCTCTTCCCTGAATTCAGTCGGCGTCTGTCCGGATTTCTTTTTAAAAACATTCGTGAAATAGGATTTCTCATTGTAGCCTAACTCAAAACCAATTTCAGAAATTGACTTATCAGTGCTGACCAAAAGGTTTTTAGCTTCAATCAGTTTTCTTGTTTCAATAATTTCAGAAACGCTCTGTTGCAATATTTGCTGACAAATTAAATTCAGGTTTCTTGAGGACATGAATAATTTCTGCGCATAAAATTCAACGCCTTCAGGTCTGTGAAAATTTTCTTCCAGAATTTTCAGAAAATTCTTGAAGGTTATGTTTTGCGTTTTCGCCGCAGTTATTCCATCAGCGTTTGATTTTTTTCTTTCTGATTCAATCATCGTAAACAATGCGCTCAATAAATGCCTTATCACGCCATAGTCAGGAACAGACTGTGTCATTTCTCCATTTATCATTTCGCAAACAGCAACCAGCCTGTTAAAGCAATCACCCTTGCTTAAGGAAATGTTTGCATGGTCGTGATAGTACGAATAGAGTTGGAAAGTTGTTTCGGGAATGAATTCACTTTTGAAACGCAACACCCAAACATTGCATTTTCCATTTTTAATACGCGGCAATACACGGTGCACCTTGCCTTTTGTAACGAAACTGACAAACGGAGCAGCTAACTTTTGTGATTTAAAATCTATGAAATGTTCCAGTTCACCGTCCATACCTACGAGCAACTCTTCATAATCATGGCTGTGTGGTTCGTCAGGAGTTGCCGCAATTTTTTTTGCGTCAGCAGCATTTACTGAAAATATTTTAAAGAGCTCATTCATTAACTTCGAAGATATTCAATAAAACAATCCTGAATTGCATTTAAAATCTATACCGTTAAGATGCAAGCGCATTTACATATCGTTCAAATATTTGCGTACAAACCTTATCGCCATCGCACCTTCTCCAATTTGTCATTTTTTCTTTATTTTAATCAGGCTGGCTGACTATTGATTCTGTTTTTGTGAAGCGATCTTTTTCCAGTCTATAAAAAGATAAATTCCCCAAATCACTTCAATGATTTGCAGTGCAGCATATCCAGCGTATAAGGTCCAACCGGGATAAGTGTCGCCTAAATGAATATTAGCATACACCAATGAAAAAAGTATGCATGGAATGATGGCCAACACTCTCAACCACATGGGATATAGGTTGCACCAAAACATAAAAAGCAATGCCGGAATCATTGGCATTGCCATAGTGGCTTCTCTGTCCAGGTTTATTCCGGTCTTATTGAGAGCAGCTAATGAAATTCCATGTGTAATACCCAACAAAATATAAGCAGATGCAGCTACGTGCTGACCTCGCAGACCGATATACCGCCCAGCCATTACAGAAGCTGAAATGGCAAAAGCATTTCCAATCTGAAATAATAATGTTTGTTCGCTGGATCCATGATTATATAAAAAGCCAATCCAACCAAATAGTAAATTGAGAATATACCCTAAGAGTATAATTATAGCGAGGCTCTTATATTCAAAGTCATTCTTGCTCATAAAGTTTTTATTGTTTATCGGATTGAAATATGCGCTAATCTTCAGCCTTTGATCGGTGTTTTCACTGACCACGAATGTAAGTTAGTTAGCAAAAACACCAACGATTCGCTGAATCATGCAGAGATTGAACCGCGCTGCATTTTAGCGTTTACTGCTGTCAAAGTCGAACAACACCGACTGTGCCGTGGCAGGCATTACTGTACTGAAAAAAACTAAGTTCACCCAAATCGTAAAAATGAATTTGTATGGATCAGCTAACTGTTTCGTGGTAAGCAGGAATTTCTTCTGTGCAAAAATCAATTGGAAATTATAGATTAAATATAATATTGGTCAACCGGCAATACGACATTTTACCAACGGATTCCATTGTGTTCCAGAATTTTCTCCCAATACGTTTCTTTAACTGATATTCCATTCTGCTCTAAGAAAGGCGAAAAGGATTTGGTTAATGTCTGACCCTTATGAAGACAGGAAGGTTTGGATTTAATGAAGTTGATGGAGATTCGTTATTCTTCATGCTGATCTAAAAATTAACTTTGCGAACATCCATTCTATACCGAAAATAGTTTCATGGGAAAATTTGTGTTTAAAATATTTGCAATCTTAAAATGGTTTCGTCTTTCCTGGTTGCGGTTAACCGGGAAAACCGAAGCGGATATCCATGCGCAGAGAATTGTTTCCGGAAAAGCATGGTCGGAATTCTGCGATCATCTTAAAACTGCGGGAGCAGCACTCGTTTTTCCCGGTGCACCTACTGATGCTTTCCAGCAGGCGGAAGGCGTGCGTTATCTCACACGCCTTACAAGGGCGGCATTGGAAGCCTATGTAGAATATGGCGATGCTGAATTTCCTGAATTAAGAAGAATGGTGCATGAAACAGTGAAGCTTGGTGCAGACAATCCGGACAACTATTATCTAAACGCTCAAATAAGCGGCGCTTATGATTACCGCATCACCGGCAAAAGAAACAACATCGATTACATTGGTTTCTTCACGCAAAACGGTGTGTATGGACAACCCGGCGGCATGGCGCCTTGCGGAGTGCTTGAAAATAAAGAGCTGAAAGTGGATGAAGACGGAAACTTTACAATCATTTTGAGCAAAACAAGAAGTGGAATGAACTGGCTGAAGATCGAAGACACCACCAGTTTGTTAATCGTCCGGCAAACTTTTCTCGATAGGAAAAATGAAGTGCCTGCATTATTACAAATTGAAAATCTCAATGGCAAAAAATTTCCGAATCCGGTTACACCTGAAAAGATTGATAAAGGACTTGATACTGCGGCACTTTTTATTGCAGGCGCACCATTATTATTTTCTAAATGGGCCAACGGTTTCAAAAAACAGGTAAACAAATTACCGCAATTCAATCCTGATATTTCGAATGCTGCAGGCGGTGATGCAAACATCATCTACTATCATAGTTATTGGAATTTGAAAGATGATGAAGCACTTGTCATTAAGTTTATGCCACCTGACTGTGACACCTGGAATTTTCAATTGAATAATTATTGGATGGAATCTCTTGATTATCGCTATTTCCCTGTTTGCATCAATAAGCACAGTGCCGTGACTGAGCAGGATGAAAGTGTCAGGATCATCGTTTCAAAAACGAATCAAAATTTCACTAATTGGATTGACACCTGTAATCACAAGGAAGGTACCATGTGTTTCCGATGGTATCGATTAAGAAACGGTGCAAAAGCAGTGGAACCCGATTGCAGTGTTGTAAAAATTTCC
It includes:
- a CDS encoding DUF1214 domain-containing protein — translated: MGKFVFKIFAILKWFRLSWLRLTGKTEADIHAQRIVSGKAWSEFCDHLKTAGAALVFPGAPTDAFQQAEGVRYLTRLTRAALEAYVEYGDAEFPELRRMVHETVKLGADNPDNYYLNAQISGAYDYRITGKRNNIDYIGFFTQNGVYGQPGGMAPCGVLENKELKVDEDGNFTIILSKTRSGMNWLKIEDTTSLLIVRQTFLDRKNEVPALLQIENLNGKKFPNPVTPEKIDKGLDTAALFIAGAPLLFSKWANGFKKQVNKLPQFNPDISNAAGGDANIIYYHSYWNLKDDEALVIKFMPPDCDTWNFQLNNYWMESLDYRYFPVCINKHSAVTEQDESVRIIVSKTNQNFTNWIDTCNHKEGTMCFRWYRLRNGAKAVEPDCSVVKISSLV